The DNA sequence GAGCGATTTTGATGCCCAAGAGGCGGATCCAAGCCGAAGATGAAAGATGGATTCTGGTGTTGTTAGATGAGTTAAATGTACCACATTTGGAGGCTCCCCCTCTCTTTCAAGTGAAGTTTCATATAATGTGTCAGTTAATTTGTCTATGGTGCCATAAATGTAGTCGTAGAAAGGCATGAAAAGACTGTAATTGGCTCGAAATTGTGTGTGATGCAGAGAATGGAACCTGTTAAAAATGATCAAGTAACAATCAAAAAGCTGAAACTTACGGACTCGAAAAAAATATGACACCACTTGATATCTGCACCTTTTTCAAGAAAAACATGTAAATTGCACTGCAACTGTGTATACATATGTCGTATTTCGAATAAAAGGGAATTGTGTATTACAGTTGTAGCAGGTTCTACGTATTTTAATTTACAACAAATTAATATATCATGCTCGATCTATGTATAACTAATttttctatttatttaattatttaacacACTGTTCTTATATTTTGTAAGATTCGACCATTTAAATTTAAAGAAAGCGATCAGGGGTGAGCAGAAAACCGCAAAAACCGCCCGCACCGCACCAAACCACACCGCAAAATGCGGTTTTTAATTTTTgtggtgcggttgcggtttgaatttttaataaatccCGCGGTGCGGTGCGAGTTGtagtttttaatttctgaaatgcggttcaaaccgcaccacaccgcaataattaatatattataaatacatatatatacacacacttatattcCTATCGGGTAACATAAACAACTATTTTATGTTCTTAGTTAAACTGAATTTCACCAGATGACCATATCATCCTTATTGAGTTAGAATTATATATTAAATTCATTAAAGAATTCAAATGAACCACACGATCTTCTGACAAATAAAAAAGAGACTACACAATCTCTTGTTTGTATTTCTTCACTAGGAAAACCAAAATCCAAATATTTATACTATTGAACTAAGATGTTGCATTCTGATTGACTAAAACTATTTTCGGAAATttgattaaatttaagttttgcatttttttaatttttttgaactTGTAAAGTATAAACCGCAGTGAACCGCACCACACCGCACCACATTTTCGTGGTGTGGTTTATGCGGTTTTCGAGAGTACGCGGTGCTGTTGCGGTTTGGAAATTTGAGCAAACCGTATGTGCgatttgatttgtgatttgaggAAAAAACCGCACCGCCCGAACTGCGTTCATCCTTAGAAGCGAGAACGACAAGCTCTAAATTTGAATAGTATTCTCCGTCAATGAATGACTTCCATGTCAACAATGTAGATTCTGAAATTCGTAGGCTCAACAGAATTAGTTAAAGTGCAACTGTTCacaaatgagacagtctctttTGTCTTAGCAAATGAGACAGACTGTAACTGAATGAGACAGATACTATATATTCAGCAGAATGTAAGTTGCAGAAATATAAACATGCAATGCTGGAAATATGTTAATGCAAGAACACCAAatcttttcacttggttcggcccctatacctagtctatggcctacatccaagtccccatgccaactagcatagagaatgtattatatccacttaaataaagtacttacaaacttttcttgattacaatcttggccctgaatgaaagaaccctttccctagcacacagctacctagcacacaactacttggccttgatcttttaatcaatattcccacaacccgggacaagtgatacaATACACCTTTCTTTCAAATACAAAGATAATAATGTGAAAGATTACAACTCGACTATAAACTCTTAATTAACTGGATAATCAATGAATGTAATTAAGAGGATGTTTTTCTCAGAAAGATATAAGATGGAAAGTGCAGAGAGTTGTATGTTTTTGAAAAACATCAAGTCGGTTTATATAGAAAATATGTAACGGATATAATGTATTTCAAACTTTTTTAAAGATAATAAAAGATAAGATTaggtttgaaatatttgaatgaGTAAAACAAGTAATCCGTTAGTATTGTTTCTTGAAAGAGATAAACCTGAGAGAGATAAGGAATTTGAAATATGTTAGGTTTATCTAAGATAGAGTTTGTTATGAAAAGATAAGTCAAAGGTTATCCAGTTAACTAAGTTAACATTAAACAAAACTCTAATACTTATCTAACTAATTAACAATCTGATTTGCTGTAGACTTCTTCAATGCATCATCAGAAATCACGgattaacattctcccccttttatgatgatgccAAGGGTAAAGAAGTGTtatgctccccctatcaaaaacactttaaTCTCCTGTTGCAATATGTTAGATAGTAACAGTGTATATATGCAACAATCAGTTGATAATCATGAGAACATAAGACTTATCAAATGAGACAGGTAAACAATTGGGACAGCAAATAAGATTAAAAACCAAGATTAAAAACCAAGCACTCAGCAGTACTTAAAGTTATAAAACCTTAGATATTTAATCCAGCACATAAACCAGTGCTATCCAACCAAAATCATCcaatcaacagataattaaaCCAAGTATCAAGAAGCAATCGTCTTAATCAAATAAACACATTAAACAAACACATTAAAAATTCTCCCCCTCAACATCATAAAAGGCGGGTAAAGAAACTAGTCAGAATCATCAACATCGACAGGAGCAGATTCTCGAGTCTTTCGCTTTCCCTTGTTGTGGTAAACTGGAGAAGCACCATACTCGGAGAACAGTTTGTCTAACTTGCCTTCATCTGGAGCTTTCCCATCCCTCTTGCGAAGCCATTCCAGAATATACGAACGATATTCAGCACGAGTCATTCCAAAAGCTTCAGGTGGAGGAACTGCAGGCAGGGGCAAAGGGGAAGTAATCTCGGCCAGAGTCATATCACCAAGCCAGTCCTTTTTCTGGTGCCATGGCATGCTACGGGTAGAGACCTGCTGAGATATGTACTTGGTTTCTGTACCAAGTTTATAGAAGAGCTTGACAAATTCTTCCTCCCACGCCTTGGCAGTGGTAACCATCCCCTCATGAAGCACACCAAATTCAAAATATATAGCCCTACTCACCTTCTTATCATGGACATGTAAAATCTCCAACTTAGCATTTATTGATTCAAGAGAAGCAGTAACAGATTTATTAAACATCTCATAGGAGGCACGCATCATACTGACTTGTGAAGTCAGGGATGCCAAGGACTCGATAGAAGCAAACTGAGTTTTAAGAGACTCCAAAAGATGGTTATTTTCAGAAACTTTTGACAACAACGATTTCAATAAAACAGAGTCCTCTTGATCAGGATCAGACATATAGTGAGGAGACTCAGGAAAAGAACCAAACGACTTATGACCCTCACCAAAAATAAGAACACCAGACTCAATAATCTCAATATTATTAGCAGACAGGACAGACAGATCAAACATAGTAGACACTGGCTCAGTGCTATCATCATcagaaataatagaaaaatgtCTAAAGATCTTTGTCAACAAAGCAGGAAAGGACAAGTTCATAGACTCATGAGACGCACAATGACTCATGTATTTGATAATCAACGAAGCAATATCACAAGGAGTTTTAGTCATGAAAA is a window from the Apium graveolens cultivar Ventura chromosome 1, ASM990537v1, whole genome shotgun sequence genome containing:
- the LOC141665043 gene encoding uncharacterized protein LOC141665043 isoform X1 → MSTPHTRSKSKPAKTPNPSSSSLKCQRTNPDTSTPMSPEKSSQPKIMSKPILKERICDLALLQRVGVVDLFSALGCEPLLSPPDVIYPSLVREFYSNFSMMKEDMVYSEVQGVPIVFNANLLSRVCGISCSGVCPYTTHAAFMEFPGLQYEEQLKVILGENFIGTSLKPMVHDLTPLALLLFKLFHTNLLPRKSGRDRVTYQDVVLILVFMTKTPCDIASLIIKYMSHCASHESMNLSFPALLTKIFRHFSIISDDDSTEPVSTMFDLSVLSANNIEIIESGVLIFGEGHKSFGSFPESPHYMSDPDQEDSVLLKSLLSKVSENNHLLESLKTQFASIESLASLTSQVSMMRASYEMFNKSVTASLESINAKLEILHVHDKKVSRAIYFEFGVLHEGMVTTAKAWEEEFVKLFYKLGTETKYISQQVSTRSMPWHQKKDWLGDMTLAEITSPLPLPAVPPPEAFGMTRAEYRSYILEWLRKRDGKAPDEGKLDKLFSEYGASPVYHNKGKRKTRESAPVDVDDSD